TATCAACCAGCAGCGTCAAAGCTTTCTTCGCCCAGGAGTCAATCTGCCCTGCGTCACTGAAACCTGACAGTTTATTACCCGAATCGCCCTGGGGCTGGTCGTCAGCTTCGCTGACTGATCGCTCATGCGTCCCGGGTAGCTGCCCGATAACCTTCAGCGCATTGTACAGCAGAGTGAACATCTCCTGACG
The genomic region above belongs to Dehalobacter sp. and contains:
- a CDS encoding S-layer homology domain-containing protein; this encodes MFTLLYNALKVIGQLPGTHERSVSEADDQPQGDSGNKLSGFSDAGQIDSWAKKALTLLVDTGTVSGNAGKLSPTSTTTRAEMAQVLYNLLGK